In Bacillota bacterium, the DNA window AATCTCCCGACCCGCCAATAACCAGGACAGTTGACACCCTATGCTCGTTGTATAACTGTCTAACCCTGTCGATAAACGGGGTTATGGGTTCCTTTTCCTTAGCCACCAGCTTTTGCATTCTGCCATCCCGGATCATAAAATTTGTTGCTGATGTATCTTCATCTATCAATAAAAGCCCGGTTCCGATTTCAAGAGCTTCCATTATATTTGACGCCTGGGATGTGCTTCCACTGGCATTATCCGTAGAAAACTCTTTTGTATCCTGACCATTGGGAAGATTATTAATAAATGGCGATATATTCACCTTTTCCACTTTACGCCCATCCTCAGCCCGGATTTTTACCGCATCGTCACGGGTAACAACATATTCTCTTCCATCACCGGCAATATGGTTATAAACCCCACGTTCCAACGCTTTCAGCAAAGTAGATTTGCCATGGTAGCCGCCACCCACAATCAGAGTAACACCTTCAGGGATACCCATCCCCTTGATTGGGCCTTTATTGGGAAGATTCAATTCTATTTCAAGACTTTCAGGGCTTTTAAAAGGAATAGCACCTTTTTTCATAGGGAAATCTGAAATTCCGCTCTCCCTGGGAAGTATTGCTCCATTGTTTATAAAAGCCACCAATCTTCTTTTTTTGATTTCATTCCGCATAAAAAACTGGTCTTCCGCAAGCTTTACCTGTTCTTTAAGCCTTTTTACATCTATATTTCTGTAGTAAAGGGAATTTTCTACAATTTGGGGCAATGCATTTGAAAATATAAAATCTGCCGCTCTGCCTAAAATTCTCCGGCCTTGAGCAGGAAGTCCCACTTCAAACCGGGCTTCCACTCTGGTATTGTCTATAACTACTGATGTGCGATTAAGTATCTCTTGGCCACAGTAGTCAATAGTGAGTATTCCGCTTTTACCGGATCCTCCAACGCCATCGTAATATTTTTTTATGGATTCCCAAAAAACCCGCGTTAAAAAATCACATACTGCAATATTTTTGTGCGGTTTGTCATACAACTCCAGTGGAAAACCTGCATTTTCCATGGGTACAATAATCCTTGCCTTGGTAGGTGATGCGAAAGGGTCACCCTGGACATGGTCAATAGATAAAATGTAACCTTTGTACCTGTACTGCCCCATTATATCCTTATAAGCTTTATAACCTCTTCCATCTATTTCATACAGCTTTTGCCGAAGGTCAGTGTAGTTCTTCAATAACTTTCCTCCATTTCATCCATTTTAGGAATGCTCGTGCTTTAACTTTTAGCTTTATTATAACATAGAAATCTTTATGATAGAAATTGCATTTTTGTGAAAGGATATTGCATTTTGTATGGCGAATATATAAACATAGTTGTATATAATGTATATATATAGTGAACAAGTGGTGAATAAAATGAATAATTATTTTACACCTGATTATAATGGCGAACCTTTTGAGTTGTTTTCCACAACTCATATTATTACCATTATTGTATTGGCATTAATAAATTTCTTCATAATATTTCATTATAAAAAGAAAAAAGAAGAGGAGAAACTTAAGAAAAGATTCCGTTACATATTAGCTCTCTTTTTGCTTCTTAACGAAACTGCATATACTACTTGGAGTGTTGTAACAGGTGACTGGACTCCCGGCTACTCTCTTCCCCTTCACCTTTGCGATATGGCTATGTTTTTTTCTGTAATAATGCTTATTTCGAAAAATTACTTTTTATACGAAATTACATATTTCTGGGGACTTGGCGGAAGCTTGCAGACATTGATAACCCCTGATCTTTACCCCTATTCCTTCCCGCATTTTATATATTTTAACTTCTTTTTTGCTCACAGTGCTGTAGTTACTGCAGTGTTATTTATGACTCTTGTTGAAGGGTTCAGACCTTTTAAAAAATCTATATTAAAAGCTGTTATATTTACAAATATTTACATGGTGATTATATCAGCAGTAAACATTTTAACTGGCGGAAATTACCTATTTCTTTGCCACAAGCCAAACAGCCCTTCAGTTATAGATTATCTAGGTCCATGGCCCTGGTATATTTTAGGTCTTGAGATAGTAGGAATAGCTATTATGTGTATTCTTTATATGCCATTTTTTATAAAAGACCTGAAATCTTTAGACAGTTAAGCTTTTCAACTTTTGCAAGCATTGAGTATTCTTAATATGCTTATAGTTACTGCTTATGGTTTTGCCAGGTACAAATTTCCACTTAGGAATGCTTTATATTAATAGTGTTGATAAGTATACAGTATCACTAGTTTAATCTGACGACTAAAGCTTGCTTTTCATCATCCGACTTTGCATAAAAATACGAGTTCAGATACTCTGTCAAGTAGTAGAAAAACGAGTAATAGCAATAATAACAAAATCGGTTGGAATTCAATTGATAATCTATACCGTGATTTTTCAAAACCGTATTTATAGTGTCTGTTTGTTTTTTATCCCATATAAAAAACCATGCATCTCGCTCAATTGGAGAAAGTTTAGGATAATCCCAGTCCACAATCGTCAGTTTTTCTCCATCTATTATACAGTTACCACCCGCATCTCCATGAGTGATGTGGAATCCATCAAAATTAGTTTTACAACGGTCAGAGAATATTTGCAGTCGCATTGCATAATGTTCAAGTAATTTCGTTTTGTCTGCAAGTAACAAAGCAACCTGTTTTGATATTTTGGAAGCCTGCAAGACAAGTTTGCTGTATAGTTCCTTATACTTTACTACCACATCAGAATCAAAGGTTTCTTTTTCAAGTGATAAATTATCTGTTGGTAGATTATAGATTGGTGCAAGCTTTTCAAAGAGTTTGTCAATAGGATAATCCTCGGTGTCTTCTCCCTCAACAAACTCAAAAATGCCCATTATACCGCCATTAAAGTCACAAAATAGATCACCGCTTTTTGTTTTTATAATTTTCGGTATATAATCGATTCCGTTTCGTGTTATATAATCAATGATGGAAAAATTTTTTTTATAAATTGCCTTATGATAATCCCAATAATCAATTTTAACAAAGAACTTACTATCCTGCGTAACAGCGCTCCATGTTTCTCCAAAGAACCCACGCTTGGCAGGCGCAATACTAAGCAAATTCAAGCCATATGTTTTAAGGATAAAATAAGTAAGTATATCTAAATATACTTTGTCCATATTCTTCTTCACCACTCCTTTTTCCACATTTTACGGTGACAGATTGTTTCAAAACCGATAGCGGTATAAAATTCAGGTACGCCGCTAAAGCAATAAGTTGCACCGAGTGCCTTTATTTTCTTCATTGCTTCGGTAAGTGCAATTGTGGCAAGTCCTATCCTGCGATATTCGGGAACAGTCGCAAGCGGCTCGAGATAAGCATACTTATTTATCTCATCGAACCACATCCCGGCAAAGCAGGCATAATCACCATTAGGAGCCTTGATTACAGTTGTTAAGTCTTTTCTGAAATTTGGGCACATTCCGTAATATTCTTTTGCGGTCAATCCAAACAATAACCGGTCATGGTATTTACCGTTCATAAACACTTCGTCTCTGACAATACCTTCCTGTCTGCAAGTTTTATAAATGTTTTGTTCCATAACAAATTTCTCCTATCATAACGTGATTAAGTAATTTTTCAATTCATCAAAACTGATAAACTGCCTGATCTTTACCCCGTTGGTTGTCAACAGCTCAACAAATTTCACTTGATGATTTTGCGCTGCCGATACAAGCGGTTCCAGATTATTGGGGTCGAACGCGCCAACTAAGTCGGGTAACTGAGTTGATGATACACCTGTGTCTTTTAGGGCTTGCTCAATCTCATTAGTTAATTCTGCGCTTGCGAACAGAGCTGTAACTGCATCATGTGTTTCACAGGCATGATAAATTTTATTGTAAAAGTTTATCATTTCCTCATAAAACCCACTTAGAGCATCCGTAAAGGAAACTGCTTCACAAATCTTTTCTTTCTCTCGTAAAATAAGGGTTTCTGTGTTTTGTATCAGTTGTCCGTATGCTTTTTTGAATATATCAATATCACTGTCGGTAAACACTGTATCATACAGTTCCGAAAAGCCCTCCGGTACAAGCGGCATATTCAGTATTTCTTGTTTTAGTTTCCCACGGCCTCTTTTTACTGTAATTCTGTTCAATAGCGCAAGTGCATAGGTTACGGTATAAATAATGCCAATGGCATATATGCGACCGTCCGAAATGGTGTGTGCATTTAGAAGCCCCCAATAGTCTTTATATACTTCATTTAACTTATCGCTTGCTTTATGGATAAACTTTCTCCTGTCTCTTGTA includes these proteins:
- a CDS encoding ABC-ATPase domain-containing protein gives rise to the protein MKNYTDLRQKLYEIDGRGYKAYKDIMGQYRYKGYILSIDHVQGDPFASPTKARIIVPMENAGFPLELYDKPHKNIAVCDFLTRVFWESIKKYYDGVGGSGKSGILTIDYCGQEILNRTSVVIDNTRVEARFEVGLPAQGRRILGRAADFIFSNALPQIVENSLYYRNIDVKRLKEQVKLAEDQFFMRNEIKKRRLVAFINNGAILPRESGISDFPMKKGAIPFKSPESLEIELNLPNKGPIKGMGIPEGVTLIVGGGYHGKSTLLKALERGVYNHIAGDGREYVVTRDDAVKIRAEDGRKVEKVNISPFINNLPNGQDTKEFSTDNASGSTSQASNIMEALEIGTGLLLIDEDTSATNFMIRDGRMQKLVAKEKEPITPFIDRVRQLYNEHRVSTVLVIGGSGDYFDVADTVIMMDEYVPKDVTGMAKEIAETTRYVRESPASGVFGEITPRIILKSSFPKGRKGREIKSKGLHTVLYNKTAIDLSNIEQLVDTSQTNCIAVMLMYLIEKILDDRLTLAEALDKLYKVIEQKGLDEISPYTGHPGNLALPRKLELGAAINRYRGLKVKTNIGQTRFHFRP
- a CDS encoding TIGR02206 family membrane protein codes for the protein MNNYFTPDYNGEPFELFSTTHIITIIVLALINFFIIFHYKKKKEEEKLKKRFRYILALFLLLNETAYTTWSVVTGDWTPGYSLPLHLCDMAMFFSVIMLISKNYFLYEITYFWGLGGSLQTLITPDLYPYSFPHFIYFNFFFAHSAVVTAVLFMTLVEGFRPFKKSILKAVIFTNIYMVIISAVNILTGGNYLFLCHKPNSPSVIDYLGPWPWYILGLEIVGIAIMCILYMPFFIKDLKSLDS
- a CDS encoding GNAT family N-acetyltransferase; protein product: MEQNIYKTCRQEGIVRDEVFMNGKYHDRLLFGLTAKEYYGMCPNFRKDLTTVIKAPNGDYACFAGMWFDEINKYAYLEPLATVPEYRRIGLATIALTEAMKKIKALGATYCFSGVPEFYTAIGFETICHRKMWKKEW